TCCCCCGCCCGCGGGCGACGAGACCGAACAGGCCGGCGACGAGCACCATCGGGACCACCGCGACCGCCGCGACGAGGAACGACCGGCGGAGCGTCCCCCGGTCGTCGGCCGCGTAGATGCGCTGCCACCAGGCCTGGTTGAGCATCTCGGCGGCGAGGATGGCGACGATCACGTACGCGCCGAACTCGACCCCGGCGGCGAAGCCGGGATCGAGCAGCGAGGGATCCGCCGCGACCACGTTCGAGTAGATCTCGTCCGTGCCGCCGAGCGAGAGGAGCGCCGCGCCGAAGCCCACCGCGAGCAGCGGGAGGATGACGAGCGTCTGCACCGCGTCCGTGAAGATGCTCGCCTTGAGGCCGCCGTAGGCGGTGTAGAGCAGGACCGCCCCGCCGACGACGAGCGCCGTCTGCCACGCCGGGACGCCCGCGACCACCTTCAGCCCGCCGGCGATCCCCGTCATCTCCGCCGCGAGGAAAGTGAACATGTACGCGACGCTGATGACGAGCACGAAGGCGTACATCGCCGGGCCGTAGCGGACGTAGGCGTACTCCGTGAGGCTGTGGCCCTCGGGGATGAGGCCGCGGATCCGCGGCCCGAGGACGGCGTACGCCGCGAGCGGGGCCGCGCTCCCGAGGGCGTAGCCGACCACGGCCGCGATCCCGCCGAACCTCGCGCCCGCCTCGGCGGGCGAGAACAGTATCCACGCCCCCATGCTGGAGGCGACGATCGTCGCCGTCAACGAACCGCGCCCGACCGTATTCCGCGCCGAGATGAAGTCCTCGACGGTGTCGATACCCCGCCGCGCCGCGACGACGCCGACGACGGCCGTCACCGCGACGACGAGGAACGTCATCGCGAGGGCGGTCTCGGCGCTCACCACGGGCGCTCACCCGCTGTCTGGGTCATTAAGGGGTGGTACTAATCAGTGGTACAAAGGCGTGGCGACATCCGTCGAGAATGGCGAAACTCTAATAAAGGGATACGCTCGGAAATTCCGTCATCACAATACCGACTCGATAGTCGATACCGCCCTCGTCAGTCGATTTCTGACCGCGAGAAAACGAAGGGTTTAAATATCTCGCTCACTAACTGAGGGTGAGTAGCCCCTGTGAGGAGTCTGTCTCTTCTC
The Halomarina pelagica DNA segment above includes these coding regions:
- a CDS encoding sodium:solute symporter family transporter, which translates into the protein MVSAETALAMTFLVVAVTAVVGVVAARRGIDTVEDFISARNTVGRGSLTATIVASSMGAWILFSPAEAGARFGGIAAVVGYALGSAAPLAAYAVLGPRIRGLIPEGHSLTEYAYVRYGPAMYAFVLVISVAYMFTFLAAEMTGIAGGLKVVAGVPAWQTALVVGGAVLLYTAYGGLKASIFTDAVQTLVILPLLAVGFGAALLSLGGTDEIYSNVVAADPSLLDPGFAAGVEFGAYVIVAILAAEMLNQAWWQRIYAADDRGTLRRSFLVAAVAVVPMVLVAGLFGLVARGRGIGTERASVAFFVVVRDAFAEPIVLAVVVLAVLLVTSSADTLFNAIASVVTADLPRLVDAGDRTLTLAARLLTVVVALASVFVAAQGYSVLTVFFVADLLATATFVPLLAGLYSRRLTGLGALVASVSGLAVGGALFPLTPAPLQVLPLRASFFNAFVGAAAVSGGLTALAAVASGRRFDLGRLDREIARLDESEPVADGGQAGGGARERRGER